A single region of the Eleginops maclovinus isolate JMC-PN-2008 ecotype Puerto Natales chromosome 4, JC_Emac_rtc_rv5, whole genome shotgun sequence genome encodes:
- the LOC134863733 gene encoding uncharacterized protein LOC134863733 isoform X1, protein MTFWLDKKTQMQDQDDTTFIIHRVGRHHNGNYSCVYTSLKDDLPAKVTKQRHAIEIVVISNFLPADISVAGPSTVQEGDDVAFRCSVSGPMQTLGECQLIQSYLLRNEMIFRVQAFHVAQMEAIFIIEGAVVRDSGPYSCVVLPSKCIKDSEKTLYGNNTVLVEVQESLIFRVMGSLGVVAVMILLGLGLGLFWINRQGCLSVSKSCAEGQQADADRVEEQQVQREGEDLEVQYDSFNEDQDEDYQNLGVEELIYPPDLEGVYSVAEDPPAGTDPSGLYAKSYSNKKKSPRLP, encoded by the exons ATGACCTTTTGGTTAGACAAAAAGACACAGATGCAAGATCAAGATGATACCACCTTCATCATACACAGAGTGGGTCGTCATCATAATGGGAACTACAGCTGTGTCTACACCTCCTTGAAGGACGATTTGCCTGCCAAAGTAACCAAGCAAAGACATGCCATTGAGATTGTGGTTATAT CCAATTTTCTCCCTGCAGATATTTCAGTAGCTGGGCCGTCCACTGTCCAAGAGGGAGACGATGTTGCATTCAGGTGTTCTGTTTCTGGCCCCATGCAAACACTCGGTGAATGTCAGCTCATACAGTCTTACCTGTTGAGAAATGAAATGATATTCCGAGTGCAAGCATTTCATGTCGCCCAGATGGAGGCGATTTTCATCATCGAGGGTGCCGTGGTGAGGGATTCAGGCCCTTACAGCTGTGTGGTGCTGCCATCTAAATGCATCAAGGACAGTGAGAAAACACTGTATGGAAATAACACAGTACTAGTCGAGGTCCAAG AAAGTTTGATCTTTAGGGTGATGGGGTCTTTAGGAGTGGTAGCCGTGATGATATTACTGGGTCTGGGTCTAGGTCTGTTTTGGATCAACAGACAAG GATGCCTCTCAGTTTCAAAATCATG TGCAGAGGGTCAGCAGGCGGATGCAGACAGGGTGGAGGAACAGCAggtgcagagagagggagaggatcTGGAAGTTCAATATG aTTCCTTCAACGAGGATCAGGACGAAGA CTATCAGAACCTAGGTGTAGAGGAGTTAATTTACCCTCCCGATCTTGAAGGAGTGTACAGTGTTGCAG AGGATCCACCTGCAGGAACAGATCCATCAGGTCTGTATGCCAAGTCATacagcaacaaaaagaaaagtcctcGTCTTCCCTGA
- the LOC134863733 gene encoding uncharacterized protein LOC134863733 isoform X2, whose amino-acid sequence MQTLGECQLIQSYLLRNEMIFRVQAFHVAQMEAIFIIEGAVVRDSGPYSCVVLPSKCIKDSEKTLYGNNTVLVEVQESLIFRVMGSLGVVAVMILLGLGLGLFWINRQGCLSVSKSCAEGQQADADRVEEQQVQREGEDLEVQYDSFNEDQDEDYQNLGVEELIYPPDLEGVYSVAEDPPAGTDPSGLYAKSYSNKKKSPRLP is encoded by the exons ATGCAAACACTCGGTGAATGTCAGCTCATACAGTCTTACCTGTTGAGAAATGAAATGATATTCCGAGTGCAAGCATTTCATGTCGCCCAGATGGAGGCGATTTTCATCATCGAGGGTGCCGTGGTGAGGGATTCAGGCCCTTACAGCTGTGTGGTGCTGCCATCTAAATGCATCAAGGACAGTGAGAAAACACTGTATGGAAATAACACAGTACTAGTCGAGGTCCAAG AAAGTTTGATCTTTAGGGTGATGGGGTCTTTAGGAGTGGTAGCCGTGATGATATTACTGGGTCTGGGTCTAGGTCTGTTTTGGATCAACAGACAAG GATGCCTCTCAGTTTCAAAATCATG TGCAGAGGGTCAGCAGGCGGATGCAGACAGGGTGGAGGAACAGCAggtgcagagagagggagaggatcTGGAAGTTCAATATG aTTCCTTCAACGAGGATCAGGACGAAGA CTATCAGAACCTAGGTGTAGAGGAGTTAATTTACCCTCCCGATCTTGAAGGAGTGTACAGTGTTGCAG AGGATCCACCTGCAGGAACAGATCCATCAGGTCTGTATGCCAAGTCATacagcaacaaaaagaaaagtcctcGTCTTCCCTGA
- the chrna3 gene encoding neuronal acetylcholine receptor subunit alpha-3 codes for MEAIFCSVLLSCSFLLLIVLPGGCCSEAEHKLFSVIFSNYNQYIRPVENVTDPVVVQFEVSLSQLVKVDEINQIMETNLWLRHIWNDYKLRWQPKDFGGVEFIRVPSSRIWKPDIVLYNNAVGDFQVDDKTKALLRFNGDVTWIPPAIFKSSCKIDVTYFPFDYQNCTMKFGSWTYDKAKIDLVLIGSTINLKDFWETGEWTIINAPGYKHDIKYNCCEEIYTDITYSLYIRRLPLFYTVNMIIPCLLISFLTVLVFYLPSDCGEKITLCISVLLSLTVFLLVITETIPSTSLVIPLIGEYLLFTMIFVTLSIVITVFVLNVHYRTPKTHTMPCWVRTVFLGMLPRVMFMRRPERDPERVEASRNARAPHSRPCAIHSSGTLLRQHKPQALASSMVSSLSNRQRLFNNTELSNLNNLSGTLGKGAGSAFLGCEGHCNCCWHRRSSKLPADSGGGTGGLGSLGALTGGSAVGGGSQSSSSDSLDGGLMSLLPLSPEVREALESVKYIAENMRLQNEAQEVQDDWKYVAMVIDRIFLWVFVLVCIMGTAGLFLQPLLLWDDI; via the exons atggaagCCATTTTTTGCTCCGTTTTGCTCTCATGCTCCTTCCTACTCTTAATTGTTTTGCCAG GAGGCTGCTGTTCAGAGGCAGAGCACAAGCTCTTCTCTGTGATATTCTCCAACTATAACCAGTACATACGGCCAGTGGAAAATGTGACTGACCCAGTTGTTGTACAGTTCGAGGTGTCCCTGTCTCAGCTGGTCAAAGTG GATGAAATCAATCAGATCATGGAGACAAATCTGTGGCTGAGACAT ATCTGGAATGACTACAAACTGAGATGGCAACCAAAGGATTTTGGAGGAGTGGAGTTTATTCGAGTGCCGTCCAGCAGAATATGGAAACCAGACATTGTCCTCTACAACAA TGCAGTTGGAGATTTCCAGGTTGATGACAAAACAAAAGCCCTGCTTCGCTTCAATGGTGATGTTACCTGGATCCCACCAGCCATATTCAAGAGCTCCTGCAAGATTGACGTGACCTACTTCCCCTTCGACTACCAAAACTGCACCATGAAGTTCGGCTCCTGGACGTACGACAAGGCAAAGATCGATCTTGTGCTAATCGGCTCAACCATCAACCTTAAGGACTTCTGGGAGACGGGCGAGTGGACAATCATCAACGCCCCTGGTTACAAACATGACATTAAGTACAACTGCTGCGAGGAAATCTACACGGATATCACTTACTCTCTGTACATCCGCCGTCTGCCACTCTTCTACACAGTCAACATGATCATCCCCTGCCTCCtcatctccttcctcaccgtgcTTGTCTTTTACCTGCCGTCTGATTGCGGGGAGAAAATCACTCTGTGCATCTCCGTCCTGCTGTCTTTAACCGTCTTCCTCCTCGTCATCACAGAGACCATCCCTTCCACCTCGTTGGTCATCCCCCTGATTGGAGAGTACCTCCTCTTCACCATGATCTTTGTCACCCTCTCTATTGTCATcactgtttttgtgttgaacGTCCATTACCGCACACCAAAGACACACACTATGCCCTGCTGGGTGCGGACAGTGTTCCTGGGAATGCTGCCCAGAGTGATGTTCATGAGAAGGCCAGAAAGGGACCCTGAAAGGGTGGAGGCGAGCCGCAACGCTCGGGCGCCTCATTCAAGGCCCTGTGCCATTCATTCGTCAGGTACTTTGCTGAGGCAGCACAAACCTCAGGCCCTGGCCTCCAGCATGGTGTCCAGCCTATCAAACCGCCAACGGCTTTTCAACAACACTGAGCTTTCCAACCTCAATAACTTAAGTGGCACCCTGGGCAAAGGTGCAGGCTCCGCATTCTTGGGCTGTGAGGGCCATTGCAACTGTTGCTGGCACCGGAGATCCAGCAAGCTGCCTGCAGACTCAGGGGGAGGGACCGGGGGACTTGGCAGTCTTGGGGCACTGACTGGAGGCAGTGCTGTCGGGGGAGGAAGTCagtcctccagctctgactcTCTGGATGGAGGATTAATGTCCCTTTTGCCACTCTCCCCCGAGGTCAGGGAGGCCCTTGAGAGTGTCAAATACATAGCAGAGAACATGAGACTGCAGAATGAAGCACAGGAG GTGCAGGATGACTGGAAGTACGTCGCCATGGTTATTGACCGGATATTCCTCTGGGTTTTTGTCCTTGTGTGCATCATGGGAACAGCCGGCCTCTTCCTCCAGCCCCTATTACTTTGGGATGATATTTAG